A section of the Roseivirga sp. BDSF3-8 genome encodes:
- a CDS encoding DUF2167 domain-containing protein, whose amino-acid sequence MKKIYLLIVALLAFSTPSNAYQVEETDTTALTAEDSVLLMSYIAADTSFTYQRGEVELGDGLAVINVPEGFKFLDKAQSRQVLEELWGNPEDPSTMGLLFPEEGSPMLSMTYAIEISYAEEGFIDDEDAEGINYDDLLEEMQESAVEESKQRRELGYQGYELVGWASPPYYDVENKKLHWAKELRFDEEESTTLNYNIRILGRQGYLLLNGIGEMEYLEEMDSNLEPILASVNFNEGSRYQDYDPEYDKVAAYGVGGLIAGKVLSKVGFFAVLAKFWKVIAIGGAAVIAGVKKFFFGKGGDTA is encoded by the coding sequence ATGAAAAAAATCTACTTACTAATTGTAGCGCTTCTTGCCTTTAGTACTCCTTCAAATGCTTACCAGGTAGAAGAAACGGATACTACAGCATTGACAGCAGAAGATAGTGTTCTGCTCATGAGCTATATAGCTGCAGACACCAGCTTCACTTACCAGCGTGGCGAAGTGGAACTGGGCGATGGCCTGGCTGTAATAAATGTACCGGAAGGATTTAAATTTCTGGATAAGGCACAAAGCCGCCAGGTACTCGAAGAGCTTTGGGGTAACCCTGAAGATCCGAGTACAATGGGACTTCTATTCCCGGAAGAAGGGTCACCTATGCTTTCAATGACTTACGCCATAGAAATATCTTATGCAGAGGAAGGCTTTATTGATGATGAAGACGCCGAGGGTATTAATTATGATGACCTGCTGGAAGAGATGCAGGAAAGTGCAGTGGAAGAAAGCAAGCAACGCCGCGAGCTGGGTTACCAGGGATATGAATTAGTCGGGTGGGCTAGTCCTCCGTATTATGACGTAGAAAACAAGAAACTGCACTGGGCAAAAGAGCTGAGATTTGATGAAGAGGAGTCCACTACCTTGAATTATAACATCCGTATTCTGGGGCGCCAAGGCTATCTGTTGCTTAATGGAATTGGTGAAATGGAATATCTGGAAGAAATGGATAGTAACCTGGAGCCTATTCTGGCCAGTGTAAACTTTAACGAGGGTAGCCGCTACCAGGACTATGATCCGGAATATGATAAAGTAGCCGCCTATGGAGTAGGAGGACTTATCGCAGGCAAGGTTTTGTCTAAGGTGGGATTCTTTGCTGTACTGGCCAAGTTCTGGAAAGTAATCGCTATCGGTGGAGCGGCTGTTATAGCAGGAGTAAAGAAATTTTTCTTTGGGAAAGGCGGCGATACTGCCTGA
- a CDS encoding acetyltransferase, with protein sequence MDNPVIIIGAKGIAKPAMEIFKSNGVLIYCFLDDDESLHGKEIDDVAILGRTDDDGYLKLIGKKCEAFVATDDNAVRKSLTEMVNKRRKKQAVNAVHQATAIAPSASIGHGNFINAGITVGAFSKVGNHCILHSHSTIDFEASVGDFVQVGAGAVVGSGVEIGDEVFIGSGATIIPGVKVGKGARIGAGSVVIADVKAKQTVFGNPAKPVE encoded by the coding sequence ATGGATAACCCCGTAATCATTATAGGCGCAAAAGGTATAGCCAAGCCAGCAATGGAAATCTTTAAAAGCAATGGTGTGCTCATCTATTGCTTTCTTGATGATGATGAGTCATTGCATGGTAAAGAGATCGATGATGTTGCCATACTGGGCAGAACAGACGATGACGGCTACCTGAAGCTGATCGGAAAGAAATGTGAGGCGTTCGTAGCTACTGATGATAATGCGGTGCGAAAAAGCCTCACGGAGATGGTAAATAAGCGGCGGAAAAAGCAAGCTGTAAATGCAGTACATCAGGCTACAGCCATTGCTCCGAGTGCTTCCATAGGTCATGGTAATTTTATAAATGCAGGTATTACCGTCGGGGCTTTCTCTAAAGTGGGAAATCACTGTATATTGCACAGTCATTCTACGATTGACTTTGAGGCAAGTGTTGGTGACTTTGTCCAAGTGGGTGCCGGTGCCGTGGTAGGTAGCGGAGTAGAGATTGGTGACGAAGTGTTTATAGGCTCAGGAGCTACCATCATTCCTGGTGTAAAAGTCGGTAAAGGCGCACGGATTGGTGCAGGTTCTGTAGTAATAGCTGATGTAAAGGCGAAGCAAACTGTATTTGGTAATCCGGCCAAGCCCGTAGAATAG
- a CDS encoding rhodanese-related sulfurtransferase: protein MEKNYLILLYYCYAPIEDPEAFREEHHLYCLENELRGRIIVASEGLNGTVSGTREACEQYMKDVKSDPRFAHTDFKVEAHDRHAFAKLHVRVKPEIVHSGLGHLKPYEKTGTHLSPEEFKKLKDQQDVVVLDVRSNYEHNVGRFKNALTLNIENFRDFPDKVKELEQYKDKKVLTYCTGGIKCEKASAYLLEQGFKDVYQLHGGIIKYGIEAGGEDFEGKCYVFDNRLTVDVNSVNPTVISQCFVCGTKSDRMVNCANPVCNKHVAICEECGWELEGACSPECMAIPDKREYDGSGYYQKGMNGYNPAKGLKRRHDDITT from the coding sequence ATGGAAAAAAATTATCTGATACTTCTTTATTATTGCTATGCTCCTATTGAAGACCCGGAAGCCTTCAGAGAAGAGCACCACCTGTATTGCCTGGAGAATGAACTTCGAGGCAGAATAATAGTGGCCTCAGAGGGCCTCAACGGTACAGTAAGCGGCACCCGTGAGGCGTGCGAGCAGTACATGAAGGATGTAAAGAGTGACCCGCGTTTTGCTCACACAGATTTTAAGGTCGAAGCACATGATAGGCACGCCTTTGCAAAATTGCATGTGCGGGTAAAGCCGGAAATCGTTCATTCCGGTCTCGGTCATCTGAAACCTTATGAAAAGACTGGTACCCATTTGAGCCCCGAGGAGTTTAAAAAGCTCAAGGACCAGCAGGATGTAGTGGTACTGGACGTACGCAGTAACTACGAGCACAACGTAGGTCGCTTTAAAAACGCTCTGACCCTTAATATTGAAAACTTCAGAGACTTTCCTGATAAGGTTAAGGAGCTGGAGCAGTATAAAGATAAAAAAGTGCTAACCTATTGCACCGGGGGCATCAAGTGTGAAAAGGCCAGTGCATACTTGCTTGAACAAGGCTTTAAAGACGTGTATCAGTTGCATGGAGGCATCATAAAATATGGCATTGAGGCGGGCGGTGAGGATTTTGAAGGGAAATGTTATGTGTTTGATAACCGGCTTACGGTAGATGTGAATTCAGTAAATCCTACTGTAATATCCCAGTGCTTTGTTTGTGGTACCAAAAGTGACCGTATGGTAAACTGTGCCAATCCGGTATGCAATAAACACGTTGCTATTTGCGAAGAGTGCGGGTGGGAACTGGAGGGAGCCTGCTCTCCGGAGTGCATGGCCATTCCTGATAAACGCGAATATGACGGCTCCGGCTACTACCAGAAAGGAATGAATGGGTATAATCCCGCAAAAGGCCTGAAGCGCCGCCACGATGACATCACAACCTAG
- a CDS encoding nucleoside phosphorylase, whose amino-acid sequence MLNQNLTQPIPESELILNDDGSVYHLNLKREHVGDIILTVGDPDRVEKVSQHFDSIDHKIQRREFKTHTGRLGNKRLSVISTGMGTDNVEILMTELDALVNIDLEKRTIKEDITKLEIIRLGTSGGLQPEVENGSCILSRYSVGLDTLMNFYELEQEPMETALATSLQETIGLGFLPYVVQASENLLARFQEVGEEGITLTAPGFYAPQGRAIRLLPFRNDLIDQYRDFRHQGIRISNFEMETAGYYALGQMFGHECLSCNAIIANRSENSFSTDPGKVVEEMIKKVLGIISRQA is encoded by the coding sequence ATGCTTAACCAAAACCTAACACAGCCTATTCCGGAATCTGAACTCATCCTGAATGATGACGGAAGTGTCTACCACCTGAACCTCAAGAGAGAACATGTGGGGGATATCATTCTGACAGTGGGCGACCCTGACCGTGTGGAAAAGGTCAGCCAGCATTTTGATTCGATCGATCACAAAATCCAACGCAGGGAATTCAAGACCCACACAGGCAGATTGGGTAATAAACGTCTATCGGTCATAAGTACAGGTATGGGTACCGATAATGTCGAAATACTGATGACCGAGCTGGATGCGCTCGTGAATATCGACCTGGAGAAGAGAACCATCAAAGAGGATATTACCAAACTCGAAATCATCAGACTTGGTACTTCAGGAGGCTTACAACCGGAAGTGGAAAACGGCTCCTGCATTCTAAGCCGGTATTCTGTGGGACTGGATACGCTGATGAACTTTTATGAGCTGGAACAGGAACCCATGGAGACTGCCTTGGCAACATCACTACAGGAGACCATCGGACTCGGCTTCCTCCCTTATGTGGTACAGGCGTCAGAAAACCTTCTTGCCCGTTTTCAGGAAGTAGGAGAGGAGGGGATCACCCTTACGGCCCCCGGATTCTATGCCCCTCAAGGGCGAGCTATCAGGTTATTGCCTTTCCGTAATGACCTGATTGATCAGTACCGTGACTTCAGGCATCAGGGAATACGTATTTCTAACTTTGAAATGGAAACGGCCGGCTACTATGCGCTTGGCCAGATGTTTGGCCACGAGTGCCTGAGCTGTAATGCCATCATAGCTAACAGGTCAGAGAACAGCTTCTCTACTGATCCCGGTAAGGTGGTTGAGGAAATGATAAAAAAGGTATTGGGTATAATAAGCAGACAGGCTTAA
- a CDS encoding ATP-binding protein: MFRRITLFLLLLGCLSSGSQAGSKSPADSLEVQLILAEDSKRPALLLEIAKAYLEEDPAMALKKAGEALQKSRKLKDRGMEAEALRQMSDINRTVLSDHERALQYALDALKIEEELIRPHMQARTLICIAETYLGVGSYYKSLESLLKANLLAEANDLGGEQARIALLKGQIFLEIDNRPKALSAYRLALETARQEGELLLEGEALFGLGRVNIKERQYGVALTFLRQAQHAFATRNRTDREAEVLLTLGRHANELKTLQSSEALLTESNKLFAKNENVRGQAKTYNLIGLLALKQDSHRLALDYLHKGLDYAEKSNDKNVIRESFEALYETYASLGNYKKALQYKDLLIAISEFIYSEESDRKMAEMQSRYEIKRKEDEIEMLRKDTEIGHLEIDRQKTQKNFLVLISLTMLLVVALSLFLYLSKKRTNKILKARNKEIETKNDQLEQLNATKDKFFSIISHDLKGPLNSLSSFSSLLINHTDSLTKEEIQMLATDLDKSVENLYSLLENLLEWARTQTDNIDVKPEKMDITAILHDNVQLLCNQASNKNIRVKVEAKEGIQVFADRNTTNTIIRNLLSNAIKFTHQGGQIKLSAVHKNNEVAITVSDNGVGMTEEAVKKIFRIDQKHTTNGTANEKGTGLGLMLVKEFIEKNGGKLHIKSKEGAGSSIRFTLPYVSSQELVVV, encoded by the coding sequence ATGTTCCGCAGAATAACGTTGTTTCTTCTTTTGTTAGGATGCTTATCATCAGGCTCACAGGCCGGCAGTAAATCGCCTGCAGACAGCCTGGAGGTGCAACTTATTCTGGCAGAAGACAGTAAACGACCCGCATTACTGCTCGAAATAGCAAAGGCATACCTGGAAGAGGACCCCGCCATGGCATTGAAAAAGGCAGGTGAGGCACTTCAGAAATCCAGAAAACTTAAAGACAGAGGTATGGAAGCGGAAGCTCTCCGCCAAATGTCGGATATAAACCGCACCGTCCTCTCTGATCATGAACGGGCTTTGCAATATGCCCTGGATGCTCTTAAAATAGAAGAAGAGCTGATACGCCCTCACATGCAGGCGCGTACACTTATATGTATAGCTGAGACGTACCTGGGAGTGGGCAGTTATTATAAATCCCTGGAAAGTTTGCTTAAAGCAAACCTCCTGGCAGAAGCCAATGACCTGGGTGGAGAACAGGCCCGTATTGCTTTACTTAAAGGACAGATATTTCTGGAAATAGATAACCGGCCGAAAGCGCTAAGTGCGTATAGACTTGCGCTGGAAACTGCCCGGCAGGAAGGTGAGCTTCTCCTGGAAGGTGAGGCACTGTTTGGATTAGGCCGGGTTAATATAAAGGAGAGACAATACGGTGTAGCCCTTACATTTTTAAGGCAGGCCCAGCATGCCTTCGCTACGCGAAACCGTACAGACCGTGAAGCCGAAGTACTTCTGACTCTTGGCCGACATGCGAATGAACTAAAAACTCTGCAAAGCAGTGAGGCGCTGCTGACGGAGTCTAATAAGCTGTTTGCCAAAAATGAGAACGTCCGCGGACAGGCCAAAACTTATAACCTCATAGGCCTCCTGGCTCTGAAGCAGGACAGCCATCGCCTGGCATTGGACTACCTGCACAAGGGGCTGGATTATGCAGAAAAAAGTAATGATAAAAACGTAATCCGTGAGTCTTTCGAAGCACTCTATGAGACATACGCTTCACTGGGCAACTATAAAAAAGCCCTGCAGTATAAAGACCTTCTCATCGCTATTAGTGAGTTTATTTATAGTGAGGAAAGCGATCGCAAAATGGCGGAAATGCAAAGCCGCTATGAGATAAAGCGTAAGGAGGATGAAATAGAAATGCTCCGCAAAGACACTGAAATAGGTCACCTGGAAATAGACAGGCAGAAAACGCAAAAAAACTTCCTCGTGCTGATCTCCCTGACTATGCTGTTGGTGGTAGCTTTGTCTTTATTCCTTTACCTCAGTAAAAAACGGACTAATAAAATTCTGAAAGCGAGGAACAAGGAAATAGAAACGAAAAACGACCAGCTTGAGCAGCTTAATGCGACAAAGGATAAGTTTTTCAGCATTATAAGCCACGATCTTAAAGGGCCACTCAATAGCCTTTCTTCTTTCTCAAGCCTGCTGATAAACCATACAGACAGCCTGACCAAGGAGGAGATTCAGATGCTGGCGACAGACCTGGATAAATCCGTGGAAAACCTATACAGCCTTCTTGAAAACCTGCTGGAATGGGCCCGCACACAAACGGACAATATCGATGTAAAGCCAGAAAAAATGGATATTACTGCAATACTACACGATAATGTTCAACTACTGTGTAACCAGGCATCCAATAAGAATATCCGGGTCAAAGTGGAAGCAAAAGAGGGAATACAGGTCTTTGCAGATAGAAATACCACAAATACAATAATCCGGAATCTGCTCAGTAATGCGATCAAATTTACCCACCAGGGCGGCCAGATAAAGCTAAGCGCTGTTCACAAGAATAATGAGGTAGCCATCACTGTATCAGATAATGGTGTAGGCATGACCGAAGAGGCCGTCAAAAAGATTTTCCGTATAGATCAGAAGCATACGACAAATGGTACTGCCAATGAAAAGGGGACAGGCCTGGGGCTGATGCTGGTAAAGGAGTTTATAGAGAAAAACGGCGGCAAGTTGCACATAAAAAGCAAAGAAGGGGCGGGCTCTTCCATCCGGTTTACCCTCCCCTATGTTTCTTCGCAGGAACTGGTGGTTGTTTAA
- the greA gene encoding transcription elongation factor GreA codes for MAQVSYYTEEGLQRLKDELNHLKTKGRTDIARQIAEARDKGDLSENAEYDAAKDAQGLLELKISKLETIVGNARVIREGDVDTSKVSILSKVKIKNIKNGATMTYQLVSEEEANLKQNKISVKSPIGKGILGKKVGEKAVVEAPAGKMEFEILEISI; via the coding sequence ATGGCACAGGTTTCATATTATACAGAAGAGGGGCTTCAGAGACTTAAAGATGAGCTTAATCATCTGAAAACCAAAGGTAGAACCGATATCGCCCGCCAGATCGCTGAGGCGCGTGACAAAGGTGACCTTAGTGAGAATGCCGAATACGATGCAGCGAAGGATGCTCAGGGTCTGCTCGAATTAAAGATTTCCAAATTAGAAACTATTGTCGGCAATGCCCGCGTCATTCGGGAGGGAGACGTTGACACCTCCAAGGTGTCCATTCTTTCAAAAGTTAAGATCAAAAACATAAAGAATGGCGCAACCATGACTTACCAGCTTGTTTCTGAGGAGGAGGCTAACCTCAAGCAGAACAAGATATCAGTTAAATCACCCATTGGAAAGGGAATTCTGGGCAAGAAAGTAGGAGAAAAGGCTGTAGTGGAAGCCCCGGCAGGAAAGATGGAGTTTGAAATTCTTGAAATCAGCATCTAA
- a CDS encoding HIT family protein: protein MPSIFTKIINREIPGHIVAEDENFIAFLDINPLAKGHTLVVPKKEVDYIFDHDDESLGGLMVFCKKVAKGLEKAVPCLRIGIAVIGVEVPHTHVHLVPLNSMDDINFSRPKLSPSSEELKAVADAISTQVR, encoded by the coding sequence ATGCCTTCTATCTTTACTAAAATTATCAATCGAGAAATTCCTGGTCATATTGTGGCTGAGGATGAGAACTTTATCGCCTTTCTCGATATCAATCCACTCGCAAAGGGACATACTCTGGTAGTACCCAAAAAGGAGGTCGATTATATATTCGATCATGACGATGAGTCGCTGGGAGGCCTTATGGTATTTTGTAAAAAAGTAGCAAAAGGGCTTGAAAAGGCTGTTCCCTGCCTTCGCATAGGTATTGCTGTCATTGGAGTGGAAGTGCCTCATACCCATGTTCACCTCGTGCCGCTGAATAGCATGGATGACATCAACTTTAGCCGCCCTAAACTTTCCCCTTCCTCAGAGGAGCTCAAGGCTGTGGCGGATGCTATATCTACTCAAGTCCGGTAG